From the genome of Actinomycetota bacterium:
CTCCTTCGACCTCAGCCAGCCCGAGGGCCGGACCCGGGCCGTCCGCGAGGTCACCCCGGTGATGACCAGCGTCCCCGACTTCTCCCAGCGGCGGGCCTACGCCCGCTCGGTGGTGCTGCGGCTCGGCCTGGACGAGTACGGGCCCGAGTACCAGGCCCTCATCGGCGGCCAGCCCGTCCAGCGGCCCCGGGCCGAGGTCAAGGCCCCGCCGCGCTCGCGCAGCCCCCAGGGCCGGGTCGAGTGCGAGGCGCTCAAGTTCGCCCTTCAGCATCCCGACTGGACCGCCGAGGCGGCCGAGCGCTGGGCCCCGGACTGGTTCAGCACCCCCGGGACCCAGGCCGCGTTTGCCGCCCTGTCCGAGGCCGGTGGCCCCGGCAAGCCCCTGGAGGCGGTCCTGGAGGCCGCCGCCACCGAGACCGACCGCCGCTTCCTGCGCGGCCTGGCCGTTGAGGCGTTCGCGGCCGAGGAGAACCGGGGGTACGCTGACGAGGTGTTCCGGCGGTTGGAGGAGCTCCGCCTCACCCGCGTCATCGACCAGCTCAAGGGGACGTTGCAGCGTATGAACCCGGTGGAGCGGCCGCACGAGTACACTCGAGTCTTCGAAGAGCTCATCGCCCTCGAGGCCCGACGGCGAGCCCTGCGGGAGCCGCGGTCCGGAGGCGACGGGGATCTCCCCGAGCGCACCGCCTAGGTGGGGAGCCGGCACTCCCACCTGGCGCACGGAACGAGAGGTACCTGAGCAGATGGCGATCGCCAAGGAGGCGCAGATCGACGAGGTCCGAGACCTCGTCGCCAAGGGCAAGGAGCGCGGCTTCCT
Proteins encoded in this window:
- a CDS encoding toprim domain-containing protein translates to QAVATCGTALRAEHFKLLGRFTGRIVLAFDADAAGGRAAGRGVAELVAAPEASLSAHVLTMPAGLDPAEYVGRYGGEAFRELVEAARPLVRWWLDWKLASFDLSQPEGRTRAVREVTPVMTSVPDFSQRRAYARSVVLRLGLDEYGPEYQALIGGQPVQRPRAEVKAPPRSRSPQGRVECEALKFALQHPDWTAEAAERWAPDWFSTPGTQAAFAALSEAGGPGKPLEAVLEAAATETDRRFLRGLAVEAFAAEENRGYADEVFRRLEELRLTRVIDQLKGTLQRMNPVERPHEYTRVFEELIALEARRRALREPRSGGDGDLPERTA